Proteins from a single region of Ziziphus jujuba cultivar Dongzao chromosome 1, ASM3175591v1:
- the LOC107435704 gene encoding large ribosomal subunit protein eL20z gives MGHMDQRLSTDVVDHRNGQYVPILDQEDPQLGKFDQPLPCFGCGIGWFSLLLGFVCPFMWYYATILYFGNYYRRDPRERSGLAASAIAALICTIAVLITVVVILLRSL, from the exons ATGGGACACATGGATCAGA GACTTTCAACAGATGTAGTGGATCATAGAAATGGTCAGTATGTTCCTATTCTAGATCAAGAGGACCCACAGTTGGGAAAGTTTGACCAACCACTTCCTTGTTTTGGCTGTGGTATTGGATGGTTTTC TCTTCTACTTGGATTTGTGTGCCCCTTTATGTGGTACTATGCCACCATTCTCTACTTTGGGAACTACTACAGAAGAGACCCGAGGGAGCGATCTGGACTAGCTGCTTCTGCGATAGCT GCCTTGATATGCACAATCGCTGTGTTGATTACAGTAGTTGTTATTCTTCTACGATCCTTGTAA